ACCAGACCTACGATCCGGCCTGGACGCTCGACCTGGCGGCGAACGTACGCGTGACCCAGGCCTGGCGCGTGACGCTGGGCATCGACAACGCCACCAACCGCTATCCGGCCCAGGTGCGCTCGCCGGGCACCACCAACTTCAACGTCTACGGCACCGAGCCGTACAGCGTCTGGACGCCGTATGGTTTCAACGGCCGCTTCTACTACGCCAAGGTGGGCTACTCCTGGTAATCCGCAAGCGCGGGTTGCATTCGAACGGCAGTGTGCGCCAACGGCCCGCTGCCGTTTTTTTACACGCGCGGCGGATTGGTCTCGCGCGCATGCACCTTGTGCCGCGCCAGCGCCGCCTTGAAGGTCGCCAGCGCCGCCGCAGCGATGTTGTTGCCCACCAGGTCCCAGTTGCCTTCGTCCGTACAGAACTTGACGGCAAAGCCGCGCACGTCGCGCGCCGTGTCGGCCGAGCCGCGCGCGTGCACGACGCGCCCGGGGATGCGCTCGTGGTCAAAGTGCATGATCTTTTCGCGCAGGATGAAGTCTTCCAGCGCGGTCGGTCCGTTGAGGCGCTACAAAGGAAGCGAACGCCGCGCTCGCGGCCGCCCGGCCGGGACGGGATCAGGAGTGGTCATGGAAATAGAAGTGAGTGACGCGCTGTTCGTCGGCATCGTACCAGCCGTCGAAGAAGCAGGCGGGGCCGTCGGCGACCACCACAGGCTGCTCGACCAGGTCCCGCTCGGTCATGAACATGGTCCGGCAGTACCCCGAGACCAGCACGATGCGATGGCGGTACTGGACCACGCCCCGATATCCGATCCGGTAATTGTCCAGCGGGCGCCGGGCCTTCTGTCCGATCAGCGCGCGCATCCGCTCGACGACGTCGGGCGTGACTTCCCATGCGCTGGAACGCACCGCATACCAGCCGGGCGCCGCCTCGTTCGGGCGCAAGGGGCCGTCGTACGGCGGCGGTTCGGGGATCGGTTGCGGATGAACGAAGCCGGGTGGGAATGCCTGGGCGAGCACCACATGGGGAAGCGGCGCGCACGACAGCGCCGACAGGAGCGCGAACAGAATATGGGCGCGTGGACGCATGCGTGGCAAGGATGGGTTGGCGAATGCGCCGTCAAGCATCGCAGCCCTATTTGACCCGCTGTTTCTCAAGCTTGCGCGCCAGCGTGCGCCGGTGCATGCCCAGCCGCCGCGCCGCTTCGGAGATATTGAAATCGGTCTCGGCCAGCACCGCGTGGATGTGCTCCCACTCGAGCGTCTTGACCGAGGTGGTGCGGTTGGTCAATTCGAGGTCGGTATTGCCGGCCACGTGGCCGAAGGCGGCTTCGATGTCGTCGGTGTTGGACGGCTTGGCCAGGTACTGGCAGGCGCCCAGCTTGATCGCCTCGACCGCCGTGCCGATGCTGGCAAAGCCGGTCAGGACCACGATCTGCATCTCCGGGTCGTGCTGGTGCAGCAGCTGGACGCAGGCCAGGCCCGAACTGTTGCCCTTGAGTTTCAAGTCGACCACGGCGTAGCCGGGGCTGTGCGCCTTGAGCAGCTCGACAGCCTCGTCCAGGCCGGGCGCCTGCAGCACCGTGTAGCCGCGCCGTTCGAACGAGCGGCCGAGCGTGCGCGCGAAGGCGTCGTCGTCCTCGACGATCAGCAGCAGGCGTTCTTCGTCGTGGTCGTCGTGGTCGCCGTGGGAAAGATCTTCGTTATCGGACATCTCTGACTCTGCATTTCCTATCCTGACATTATCGCCGATTGCGCGAAGCCGTTGGCCGCCACTTGTCAGGCGCAGAGCAATTTGTCTTTGCGACAATGTTTCTATACACTCATCCTTGACCGCCACCAGCACAAGGATGCACCGATGAATCCCATCAAGCTGTTGTTGTCTCTCACGCTGCTCTGCGCCTCCGCCCTCGCCAGCGCCGGCCCACAGAGCGTCGATCCGCTGCTCGCCGAGATCGACGCCCACGAGGCGCAGCGCTTCGCGCGCCTGATGGAGAACGGCGCCGTGCCGGACGCGGCGGCGCTGCAACGCGGCTACCTGGACGGCGCCGGCGCCGGCATCAGGATCTTCACCCCGATGCGCATCGTCGACGCCAAGAAACTGGCGAAAGCGGTGGCCGCCGCGCCCGAGACCTACCGCTATGCGATCCGGAACTGCCTGCCGCGCCTGCCTGCGCTGCGCAGCGACCTGCGCGCGATCTACCTCGGCTTCGCCGGCCTGCTGCCCGAGCGGCCGCTCCCGTTGATCGAAGTCGTGTTCGGGGCTGGGAATTCGGGCGGCACCGCCGACGTCGGCGAACAGGTGATCGGCCTGGAAGTCGTGTGCCCGCCCGGTACGACGGTCGAGCAGTTCCGCACCAGCATGCGCGGCTTTTTCGCCCACGAGACCGTGCACACCTGGCAGGACGACGAAACCCCGGAAGCGCTGGCCGACCCGCTGCTCGGCGCAGCCTTGCGTGAAGGCGTCGCCGACTACCTCGCCGCTCTGGTCACCGGCGAGATCCCGCGCTTGGACCGCGACGCGTGGGCGCGCGGACGCGAGGCCTGGCTGTGGCAGGAATTCGAGCGCGACCGCCAGGCCATGCTGGCCGAGCCGGACAGCGTCAGGCATCCGATGGACAGCAAGCGCTTCCGGCGCTGGTTCGCCAATTGCCACGGCAACTCGG
This genomic stretch from Massilia sp. 9096 harbors:
- a CDS encoding response regulator transcription factor; amino-acid sequence: MSDNEDLSHGDHDDHDEERLLLIVEDDDAFARTLGRSFERRGYTVLQAPGLDEAVELLKAHSPGYAVVDLKLKGNSSGLACVQLLHQHDPEMQIVVLTGFASIGTAVEAIKLGACQYLAKPSNTDDIEAAFGHVAGNTDLELTNRTTSVKTLEWEHIHAVLAETDFNISEAARRLGMHRRTLARKLEKQRVK